From the Leptolyngbya sp. O-77 genome, one window contains:
- a CDS encoding 2-isopropylmalate synthase, whose translation METIHLTIADETLRDGEQQVGVCFSKETKRRLAHEIASTGVHSLALMPAVHPVEEQLVKTLVADGLVPQLAASTMMNKACIRQSQETGVQHIILFHAVSDRLLLLRDPEMQVAEGVHTRDAALMNGVKATPAQVQMVRSNMCRRVRQHLEYAAQLGLRISFAAEDASRADFDFLVECINQFSPYVEQFLLCDTVGCLTPEKSYIWIQDLLASARCAPLIVHFHNDMGLALENTIQAVRAGAAGISGTFGGIGERAGNVAIEQVLNGLRLRFGWEVAGIDYEAIARVSHHLDQMGARACAPYSQASQRHEAGIHVHSLMRDRLSYAIFPHGQPEIWFGKHSGVSNIRYLFEHCLQKPLDREKYEKICQDIKNLSIQQNRSFSTDEILQWLQEQSYDSA comes from the coding sequence ATGGAGACCATTCACCTGACGATCGCCGACGAAACGCTCCGCGACGGAGAGCAGCAGGTCGGAGTCTGTTTTAGCAAAGAAACAAAGCGCAGGCTGGCCCACGAAATCGCCAGCACGGGGGTTCACTCGCTCGCCCTGATGCCCGCCGTTCACCCGGTCGAGGAACAGTTGGTGAAGACGCTGGTGGCAGACGGGCTGGTGCCCCAACTGGCAGCCTCCACAATGATGAACAAAGCCTGCATTCGGCAGTCCCAGGAGACGGGGGTGCAGCACATTATCCTGTTTCATGCGGTGTCGGATCGGCTGCTGCTGCTGCGCGACCCGGAAATGCAGGTCGCAGAAGGTGTCCACACACGAGATGCTGCCCTGATGAATGGCGTAAAGGCAACGCCAGCCCAGGTGCAGATGGTGCGGTCGAATATGTGTCGCCGGGTGCGCCAGCATTTGGAATATGCGGCTCAGCTTGGGCTGCGGATTAGCTTTGCAGCGGAGGATGCCAGCCGCGCCGATTTTGATTTTTTGGTGGAGTGCATCAACCAGTTTTCGCCCTACGTGGAGCAGTTTTTGCTGTGCGACACGGTCGGCTGTTTGACTCCAGAAAAATCCTACATCTGGATTCAAGACCTGCTGGCATCGGCCCGCTGTGCGCCACTGATTGTGCATTTCCATAACGACATGGGGCTGGCACTGGAGAACACGATCCAGGCGGTGCGGGCGGGCGCGGCGGGGATCTCTGGCACGTTTGGCGGCATTGGCGAGCGGGCGGGCAATGTGGCCATCGAGCAGGTGCTAAATGGGCTGCGGCTGCGGTTTGGCTGGGAGGTGGCAGGCATTGACTATGAGGCGATCGCCCGCGTCAGCCACCACCTCGACCAGATGGGGGCGCGGGCCTGTGCGCCCTATTCGCAGGCCTCGCAGCGCCACGAAGCGGGGATTCATGTGCATTCATTAATGCGCGATCGCCTATCTTACGCCATTTTTCCCCACGGCCAGCCCGAAATTTGGTTTGGCAAACACAGCGGCGTGAGCAACATTCGCTATTTATTTGAACACTGTTTACAAAAACCACTCGATCGAGAAAAGTACGAAAAGATTTGCCAGGATATTAAGAACCTTTCAATCCAGCAAAACCGCTCATTTTCCACCGATGAAATCCTCCAGTGGCTTCAGGAACAATCCTACGATTCTGCCTAA